A genomic region of Halomonas aestuarii contains the following coding sequences:
- a CDS encoding peroxiredoxin, translated as MTIQIGDTLPDITLKTNGPDGPRDLSTGEFFADRRVVLFAVPGAFTPNCSETHVPGFVVRADVILARGVDEIACLSVNDAFVLGAWQKDQNAGAITMLADGNADFTRAIGMDKDASAGGMGIRSHRYALIATNGVVEYLGIDTEKGVVDKSSAETILDNLPS; from the coding sequence ATGACGATCCAGATCGGTGACACCCTTCCTGACATCACCCTCAAGACCAACGGGCCGGATGGCCCTCGGGACCTCTCCACCGGCGAGTTCTTCGCTGACCGGCGAGTGGTCCTGTTTGCGGTGCCGGGCGCCTTCACGCCCAACTGCTCGGAGACCCACGTGCCCGGCTTCGTGGTGAGGGCCGATGTCATCCTGGCCAGGGGCGTGGATGAAATCGCCTGCCTCTCGGTCAACGATGCCTTCGTGCTGGGCGCCTGGCAGAAGGACCAGAATGCCGGCGCGATCACCATGCTCGCCGACGGCAACGCCGATTTCACCCGCGCCATCGGCATGGACAAGGACGCCAGCGCCGGCGGGATGGGCATCCGCAGCCACCGCTATGCGCTGATCGCCACGAATGGCGTGGTGGAGTACCTCGGGATCGATACCGAAAAGGGCGTGGTGGACAAGAGCAGCGCCGAGACCATTCTCGACAACCTGCCCAGCTGA
- a CDS encoding sensor domain-containing diguanylate cyclase: MARIRNQWRKWASAWREQPPLARLLLDHFPGVAVIVDAHGVILNANPGFERYSGHPRRAMVGRRLTCLDVDPLHGDISRALAHCVARRTSWQGALLCRRADGQPVHQQGVFQPLETWPGEPLRLLVTLQDITDLHQSAQHDHAELERLEGMLSGLPGVVFQLCETARGDLAFHYLSDGLQALAALSSRTVMESAESLLARVHAEDRGALTTSLAQSAVSLDPWTLEFRLDTSDGIRWVEVRATPRRGPDGVTEWDGVMLDITTHKREEQRTRRLVSTDMLTGVLNRRAFFDFGEAVRAHAARQGRSVPLAMLDLDHFKTLNDTHGHAAGDLALQVFATTCRDCLRPYDLFARIGGEEFAILLVDTSPEAAWAVLERLREAVEAIELDVKGELLSLTVSLGLAVIPPQGSLEFALSQADRALYRAKHEGRNRLASAPGYPEPQERTGT, from the coding sequence ATGGCACGAATCCGGAACCAGTGGCGGAAATGGGCATCAGCCTGGCGGGAGCAGCCCCCGCTGGCCAGGTTACTGCTGGATCACTTCCCCGGCGTGGCCGTGATCGTCGATGCCCATGGCGTCATCCTGAATGCCAATCCCGGCTTCGAGCGCTACAGCGGCCATCCTCGTCGGGCGATGGTCGGTCGCCGCCTGACCTGCCTGGACGTGGACCCGCTGCATGGCGACATCAGCCGCGCCCTGGCGCATTGCGTGGCGCGGCGCACCTCCTGGCAAGGTGCGCTGCTGTGTCGCCGGGCCGACGGCCAGCCGGTCCACCAGCAGGGGGTCTTCCAGCCGCTGGAAACCTGGCCGGGCGAGCCGCTGCGGCTGCTGGTGACCCTGCAGGACATCACCGACCTGCACCAGAGCGCCCAGCATGACCACGCCGAGCTGGAGCGGCTCGAGGGTATGCTCTCTGGGCTGCCTGGAGTGGTCTTCCAGCTGTGCGAGACGGCCAGGGGCGATCTCGCCTTCCACTATCTCAGCGACGGCCTTCAGGCGCTCGCCGCGCTCTCGTCGCGCACCGTGATGGAGAGTGCCGAGTCGCTGCTGGCAAGGGTCCATGCCGAGGACCGGGGCGCGCTGACCACCTCGCTGGCCCAGTCGGCCGTCAGCCTGGATCCCTGGACGCTGGAGTTCCGCCTCGATACTTCCGATGGCATCCGCTGGGTCGAGGTCCGGGCGACGCCTCGCCGCGGCCCCGATGGCGTCACCGAGTGGGACGGTGTGATGCTGGACATCACCACTCACAAGCGGGAAGAGCAGCGCACCCGTCGGCTGGTCAGCACCGACATGCTCACTGGCGTGCTCAACCGTCGGGCGTTCTTCGACTTCGGCGAGGCCGTGCGCGCCCACGCCGCCCGGCAGGGACGATCGGTCCCCCTGGCCATGCTCGATCTCGACCATTTCAAGACCCTCAATGATACCCATGGCCACGCTGCCGGCGATCTTGCCCTGCAGGTGTTTGCCACGACCTGTCGCGATTGCCTGCGCCCCTATGACCTCTTTGCCCGCATCGGCGGCGAGGAGTTTGCCATCCTGCTGGTCGACACCTCGCCCGAGGCGGCCTGGGCCGTGCTGGAGCGTCTGCGCGAGGCGGTGGAGGCGATCGAGCTGGATGTGAAAGGGGAACTCCTGAGTCTCACGGTCAGTCTGGGCCTGGCGGTGATCCCGCCGCAGGGGAGCCTCGAGTTCGCGCTCTCCCAGGCCGACCGGGCGCTCTATCGCGCCAAGCATGAAGGCCGCAACCGCCTGGCCTCGGCACCGGGCTATCCCGAGCCCCAGGAGCGCACTGGCACCTAG
- a CDS encoding patatin-like phospholipase family protein, whose translation MQQRQAGPPANGADVSERIPIDLALQGGGAHGAFTWGVMDRLLEDERIEIEGISGTSAGAMNGVVMADALTRGDESTARQALREFWRAVSRAGMASPVRRTPLDVMTGNWSLEHSPGYIALDLMSRVVSPYQFNPFNFNPLRDIVAEQVDFARVRACENLKLFVTATNVRSGKQRIFSREEMSLDAVMASACLPTVFQAVEIDGEAYWDGGYMGNPSLSPLLHECSADDILLVQITPMHRQELPTSAADILNRLNEITFNTALIKEVRMIVMLQKLLGEHDIDIGCYRDARLHHLSGDEPLSHLSVSSKLNAEWAFLCHLHDLGRETTEAWLAQHFEALGKHSTLDVERIFRETEAPR comes from the coding sequence ATGCAGCAGCGGCAGGCCGGCCCACCGGCCAATGGAGCGGACGTGAGCGAGAGAATACCGATCGACCTGGCCCTGCAGGGCGGTGGCGCCCATGGGGCCTTCACCTGGGGCGTAATGGATCGCCTGCTCGAGGATGAACGCATCGAGATCGAGGGGATCAGCGGCACCAGCGCGGGCGCCATGAACGGGGTGGTGATGGCCGATGCCCTGACCCGCGGTGACGAGTCGACCGCGCGCCAGGCGCTGCGGGAGTTCTGGCGGGCGGTGAGCCGGGCGGGCATGGCAAGCCCCGTGCGTCGCACCCCGCTGGACGTGATGACCGGCAACTGGAGCCTCGAGCACTCCCCCGGCTACATCGCCCTGGACCTGATGAGCCGGGTGGTCTCGCCCTACCAGTTCAATCCCTTCAACTTCAATCCGCTGCGCGACATCGTCGCCGAACAGGTCGACTTCGCAAGGGTACGCGCCTGCGAGAACCTCAAGCTCTTCGTGACCGCCACCAACGTGCGAAGCGGCAAGCAGCGGATCTTCTCCCGGGAAGAGATGAGTCTAGATGCGGTGATGGCCTCGGCCTGCCTGCCCACCGTCTTCCAGGCCGTGGAGATCGACGGCGAGGCTTACTGGGACGGCGGCTACATGGGCAACCCCTCGCTCTCGCCGCTGCTTCACGAGTGCAGTGCTGACGACATCCTGCTGGTGCAGATCACCCCCATGCACCGTCAGGAACTGCCCACCAGTGCCGCCGACATCCTCAACCGTCTCAACGAGATCACCTTCAACACCGCCCTGATCAAGGAGGTGCGCATGATCGTGATGCTGCAGAAGCTGCTCGGCGAGCACGATATCGACATCGGCTGCTACCGGGATGCCAGGCTCCACCACCTCAGCGGCGACGAGCCCCTGTCCCACCTCTCCGTCTCCAGCAAGCTCAATGCCGAGTGGGCGTTCCTGTGCCACCTGCATGACCTGGGACGCGAGACCACCGAGGCCTGGCTGGCCCAGCACTTCGAGGCACTGGGCAAGCACTCCACGCTGGACGTGGAGCGCATCTTCCGGGAGACCGAGGCTCCTCGCTGA
- a CDS encoding PhoH family protein has translation MVRIDKKATRLYVLDTNVLIHDPAALYQFDEHEVVIPMTVLEELDKHKNGIREIAQTARQVSRTLSDLTASVDIDQIRDGIPIPRIAGPEGRLRLLCYNDLKPLDPLEESPDNRILAETCRLRDERPDASVILVTKDINLRVKAAALEVPVEDYLTDRAFDDSDAMIEGARIYPDAGHDGSGLWDSLAVDVKVERQDHKVVYRLAGDIPREWHLGMLVSDSDDGASFEAILREVGPKHAHLELLTNYRHGGSVWGVHAHDSRQNFTLNLLMDEDIDLVTIAGSAGTGKTFMTLAAAFQQTLDSKRFERIVFTRAPISMSEDIGFLPGTEEEKMSPWMGAFHDNMDNLLRDEHDGSSTWNQDATRQLLGSRVQIRAPGFMRGRTLNDTFLIIDEAQNFTPKQLKSLITRAGRNTKIVCLGNVGQIDTPYLTANTCGMAAVVQHFRDWPHAGHVTLKSVERSRLALAGEELL, from the coding sequence ATGGTACGCATCGACAAGAAGGCCACCCGGCTCTACGTGCTGGACACCAACGTCCTGATCCACGATCCCGCCGCCCTCTACCAGTTCGACGAGCACGAGGTGGTCATCCCCATGACCGTGCTCGAGGAGCTCGACAAGCACAAGAACGGCATCCGCGAGATCGCCCAGACCGCCCGCCAGGTCAGCCGCACCCTCTCGGACCTCACCGCCAGCGTCGACATCGACCAGATTCGCGACGGCATTCCCATTCCCCGCATCGCTGGCCCCGAGGGTCGCCTGCGACTGCTCTGCTACAACGACCTGAAACCGCTGGACCCGCTGGAGGAGAGCCCCGACAACCGGATCCTGGCCGAAACCTGCCGACTGCGCGACGAGCGACCGGACGCCTCGGTGATCCTGGTCACCAAGGACATCAACCTGCGGGTCAAGGCGGCGGCCCTGGAGGTACCGGTTGAGGACTACCTCACCGACCGCGCCTTCGACGACAGCGATGCCATGATCGAGGGCGCCAGGATCTATCCCGATGCCGGCCACGACGGCAGCGGGCTCTGGGACAGCCTCGCGGTGGACGTCAAGGTCGAGCGCCAGGATCACAAGGTCGTCTATCGCCTCGCCGGCGACATTCCCCGCGAATGGCACCTGGGCATGCTGGTCTCCGACAGCGACGACGGCGCCAGCTTCGAGGCTATCCTGCGCGAGGTGGGACCGAAGCACGCCCATCTGGAACTGCTGACCAACTACCGCCACGGGGGCAGCGTCTGGGGCGTTCACGCCCATGACAGCCGGCAGAACTTCACCCTCAACCTGCTGATGGACGAGGACATCGACCTGGTCACCATTGCCGGCAGTGCCGGCACCGGCAAGACCTTCATGACGCTGGCCGCCGCCTTCCAGCAGACCCTGGACAGCAAGCGATTCGAGCGAATCGTCTTCACCCGGGCCCCGATCTCCATGAGCGAGGACATCGGCTTCCTGCCCGGCACCGAGGAGGAGAAGATGTCGCCCTGGATGGGCGCCTTCCACGACAACATGGACAACCTGCTGCGCGACGAGCACGACGGCAGCAGCACCTGGAACCAGGACGCCACCCGACAGCTGCTCGGCTCGCGGGTGCAGATCCGCGCCCCCGGCTTCATGCGTGGGCGCACCCTGAACGACACCTTCCTGATCATCGACGAGGCCCAGAACTTCACCCCCAAGCAGCTCAAGTCGTTGATCACCCGCGCCGGGCGCAACACCAAGATCGTCTGCCTCGGCAACGTCGGCCAGATCGACACGCCGTACCTGACCGCCAATACCTGCGGCATGGCGGCGGTGGTCCAGCATTTCCGCGACTGGCCCCACGCCGGCCACGTCACCCTCAAGAGCGTCGAGCGCTCTCGCCTGGCCCTTGCCGGCGAGGAACTCCTCTAG